The following are encoded together in the Mesoterricola sediminis genome:
- a CDS encoding SiaB family protein kinase, with protein sequence MSDLHAIHQYLAGDGILMCFNGPFRHSLIEELGKAVRRHLECEAVAKPAMADVFTVFIEAAQNVANYANRPLWDEATRSRVQHGVLVIARHEDRYVVRCGNLVHPADGLALMARLDDLAALDQKALKARFKAQIHAGGSAAGGAGLGLIRMARTASLPLEYRLVSGDGGLDFFSLTVTL encoded by the coding sequence ATGAGCGACCTGCACGCCATCCACCAGTACCTCGCCGGCGACGGCATCCTCATGTGCTTCAACGGCCCCTTCCGCCACAGCCTCATCGAGGAGCTGGGCAAGGCCGTGCGCCGCCACCTGGAGTGCGAGGCCGTGGCCAAGCCGGCCATGGCGGACGTCTTCACGGTGTTCATCGAGGCCGCCCAGAACGTGGCGAACTACGCGAACCGCCCCCTGTGGGACGAGGCCACCCGCTCCCGGGTCCAGCACGGCGTGCTGGTCATCGCCCGCCATGAAGACCGCTACGTCGTCCGGTGCGGCAACCTGGTCCACCCCGCGGACGGTCTGGCCCTGATGGCCCGCCTGGATGACCTGGCGGCCCTCGACCAGAAGGCCCTCAAGGCCCGCTTCAAGGCCCAGATCCACGCCGGGGGCTCCGCCGCCGGCGGCGCCGGCCTGGGTCTCATCCGCATGGCCCGCACGGCGAGCCTCCCCCTGGAGTACCGCCTCGTCTCCGGGGACGGCGGCCTGGACTTCTTCTCCCTGACGGTGACCCTATGA
- the siaC gene encoding biofilm regulation phosphoprotein SiaC gives MSAPVLDDLHIAATASSPAVEALAGDGCLRIAGESYPENAFAFFSPVLTWVDAYLETPDRPLRVELELTYLNTSSIKCMMDLLDGLELAHAGGREVRIVWFYDPENDRALDLAEEFREDLALPFEIVPRALHGEPA, from the coding sequence ATGAGCGCGCCGGTCCTGGACGACCTCCACATCGCGGCCACCGCCTCGAGCCCCGCCGTCGAGGCCCTGGCGGGCGACGGCTGCCTCCGCATCGCCGGTGAATCGTACCCCGAGAACGCCTTCGCCTTCTTCTCGCCCGTGCTGACCTGGGTGGACGCCTACCTGGAAACGCCGGACCGCCCCCTGCGGGTGGAGCTGGAACTGACCTACCTGAACACGAGCAGCATCAAGTGCATGATGGACCTCCTGGACGGCCTCGAACTGGCGCACGCCGGGGGCCGGGAGGTGCGCATCGTCTGGTTCTACGATCCCGAGAACGACCGGGCCCTGGACCTGGCCGAGGAGTTCCGGGAGGACCTGGCCCTGCCCTTCGAGATCGTGCCGCGGGCCCTCCACGGGGAGCCCGCATGA
- a CDS encoding PqqD family protein produces MAGLSLDAFMALVPVQAVACERLEDGRAVLLRPKFTSPRLAWLQKRLPKPHFRVRLDVRGSFIWDAIDGRRTVREVVEAVRAGLGPEAEPVEERAVAFLHHLVSGRFVRLETPTIPAATRILES; encoded by the coding sequence ATGGCGGGCCTGTCCCTCGATGCGTTCATGGCCCTCGTGCCCGTCCAGGCCGTGGCCTGCGAGCGCCTGGAGGACGGGCGGGCCGTGCTCCTCCGCCCCAAGTTCACGAGCCCGCGCCTGGCCTGGCTCCAGAAGCGCCTGCCGAAGCCCCACTTCCGGGTCCGCCTGGACGTGCGGGGCTCCTTCATCTGGGACGCCATCGACGGGCGGAGGACCGTTCGCGAGGTCGTCGAGGCGGTCCGCGCGGGCCTGGGCCCCGAAGCGGAGCCCGTGGAGGAGCGGGCGGTGGCCTTCCTCCATCACCTGGTCTCCGGGCGCTTCGTGCGCCTTGAAACGCCGACGATCCCCGCGGCCACTCGTATACTGGAGTCATGA
- a CDS encoding SpoIIE family protein phosphatase: MNVRSLKARSILTLLSVYLGVGVLCLLAFLWAARGLSRAFARRYAITHAQLDKERFMGPVMREAALARKMAGEGTIRALCLGDQDPRVRAAGLAELEAYRRTFADRSCFLVAAATRHHYFGGDDRGPAKAPFQTLDPANVNDRWFFDGMDRGRDFELNVDSDVALGLYKVWINVLVKDGGRRIGMAGTGMDLSEFVRDIVRSGDRGATTIMVDAKGILQAHPDEALMARNAGIKDEARRTTFYQLLETDADRALLKERLDRLMKGGSPRETFVLRLGGKRQLVAALPMPEIGWATVTLVDPSQVIGVRRFLPILAVLALGFLATVALASWFLNRTVLIPLARLTASAGEVASGHYDVALPVERDDELGRLTAVFNRMAGTVHEVTTGLERLVQARTAELERSRAQILDSVAYARLIQARTLPTAQELGSALPDHFLLFRPRDLVGGDFYTLRSLEGGFLLGVGDCTGHGVPGAFMSMASRAAFDQVAARHPEADPAILLGEMNVALRTLLNQEDPEGRDRAMDNGLDLGLLRFVGGRIRFAGARIPLWILRPGAGEPEILPGDAHSLGYRRSRPDFAFTGQELDLPAGTSVYLFTDGILDQHGGRHNFGFGRRRLARILLGVRDLPMAAQGEALALALAEYQGANPQRDDITMLGFRIPEVR, from the coding sequence ATGAACGTGCGCAGCCTGAAGGCCCGGTCCATCCTCACCCTGCTCAGCGTCTACCTGGGGGTGGGGGTCCTCTGTCTGCTGGCCTTCCTCTGGGCCGCCCGGGGCCTGTCCCGGGCCTTCGCCCGGCGCTACGCCATCACCCACGCCCAGCTTGATAAAGAAAGGTTCATGGGACCCGTCATGCGGGAGGCCGCCCTGGCCCGGAAGATGGCCGGGGAGGGCACCATCCGGGCCCTCTGCCTGGGCGACCAGGATCCCCGCGTCCGCGCCGCGGGCCTGGCGGAGCTGGAGGCCTACCGCCGGACCTTCGCCGACCGGAGCTGCTTCCTCGTCGCCGCAGCCACCCGCCACCACTACTTCGGCGGGGACGACCGCGGGCCGGCCAAGGCGCCCTTCCAGACCCTGGACCCCGCCAACGTCAACGACCGCTGGTTCTTCGACGGCATGGACCGGGGCCGGGATTTCGAGCTCAACGTGGATTCGGACGTGGCCCTCGGCCTCTACAAGGTCTGGATCAACGTCCTCGTGAAGGACGGGGGCCGCCGCATCGGCATGGCGGGCACCGGCATGGACCTGTCGGAATTCGTGCGGGACATCGTCCGCAGCGGCGACCGCGGGGCCACGACGATCATGGTGGACGCCAAGGGCATCCTCCAGGCCCATCCCGACGAGGCCCTCATGGCCCGCAATGCGGGCATCAAGGACGAGGCCCGGCGCACGACCTTCTACCAGCTCCTGGAGACCGACGCAGACCGGGCCCTCCTGAAGGAGCGCCTGGACCGCCTCATGAAGGGGGGCTCCCCCCGGGAGACCTTCGTGCTCCGCCTGGGCGGCAAGCGCCAGCTGGTGGCGGCCCTGCCCATGCCCGAGATCGGCTGGGCCACCGTCACCCTCGTGGATCCCTCCCAGGTCATCGGGGTGCGGCGCTTCCTCCCCATCCTCGCCGTCCTGGCCCTCGGCTTCCTGGCGACGGTCGCCCTGGCCTCCTGGTTCCTGAACCGCACCGTCCTGATCCCCCTGGCCCGGCTGACGGCGTCCGCCGGGGAGGTGGCCTCCGGCCACTACGACGTCGCCCTGCCCGTGGAGCGGGACGACGAACTGGGCCGCCTCACCGCGGTGTTCAACCGCATGGCCGGGACGGTGCACGAGGTGACCACCGGCCTGGAGCGCCTGGTGCAGGCCCGCACCGCGGAGCTGGAGCGCTCCCGGGCCCAGATCCTCGACAGCGTGGCCTACGCCCGCCTCATCCAGGCCCGCACCCTGCCCACGGCCCAGGAGCTGGGCTCGGCCCTCCCCGACCACTTCCTCCTCTTCCGCCCCCGGGACCTGGTGGGCGGCGACTTCTACACCCTCCGGAGCCTGGAGGGCGGGTTCCTCCTCGGCGTGGGCGACTGCACCGGCCACGGGGTTCCCGGGGCCTTCATGAGCATGGCCTCCCGCGCCGCCTTCGACCAGGTCGCGGCCCGGCACCCGGAGGCCGATCCCGCCATCCTCCTCGGGGAGATGAACGTCGCCCTCCGGACCCTCCTGAACCAGGAGGACCCCGAGGGCAGGGATCGCGCCATGGACAACGGCCTCGACCTGGGCCTGCTCCGCTTCGTGGGCGGCCGGATCCGGTTCGCCGGGGCCCGCATCCCCCTGTGGATCCTCCGCCCCGGCGCCGGCGAGCCCGAGATCCTGCCCGGCGACGCGCACAGCCTCGGCTACCGCCGGAGCCGCCCCGACTTCGCCTTCACGGGCCAGGAGCTGGACCTGCCCGCGGGCACCTCGGTCTACCTCTTCACCGACGGCATCCTCGACCAGCACGGGGGCCGCCACAACTTCGGTTTCGGCCGCCGGCGCCTGGCGCGGATCCTCCTCGGGGTCCGGGACCTGCCCATGGCCGCCCAGGGCGAGGCCCTGGCCCTGGCCCTGGCGGAATACCAGGGCGCCAATCCCCAGCGGGACGACATCACGATGCTCGGCTTCCGCATTCCGGAGGTCCGATGA